In Eriocheir sinensis breed Jianghai 21 chromosome 45, ASM2467909v1, whole genome shotgun sequence, the following proteins share a genomic window:
- the LOC126980819 gene encoding histone H1-delta-like — MADAAPAATPTKKATKAKAAPKKPLHPSYAAMIADAIRALKERSGSSRQAILKYIVAHNKVGDEKKAGVRVKLALRKQVQAGALKQMKGSGAIGSFKLAEDVKEAKAKPAKKVVKKPAAKKVAKKPAAKKIAKKPAAKKVAKKPAAKKVAKKAVKKPAAKKTAKKPVAKKPSPKKAAKKPAPKK; from the coding sequence atGGCCGACGCTGCCCCTGCCGCTACCCCCACCAAGAAGGCCACCAAGGCCAAGGCTGCCCCCAAGAAGCCACTGCACCCCTCCTACGCCGCGATGATCGCTGACGCCATCCGGGCCCTGAAGGAGCGCTCTGGGTCATCCCGCCAGGCCATCCTCAAGTATATCGTCGCCCACAACAAGGTCGGAGACGAGAAGAAGGCTGGTGTTCGTGTCAAGCTGGCCCTGAGGAAGCAGGTCCAGGCTGGTGCCCTGAAGCAGATGAAGGGCTCCGGTGCAATTGGCTCCTTCAAGCTCGCTGAAGATGTCAAGGAAGCCAAAGCCAAACCCGCCAAGAAGGTCGTGAAGAAGCCTGCTGCCAAGAAAGTCGCCAAGAAGCCTGCTGCCAAGAAAATCGCAAAGAAGCCTGCTGCCAAGAAAGTCGCTAAGAAGCCTGCTGCCAAGAAAGTCGCTAAGAAGGCCGTAAAGAAGCCTGCTGCTAAGAAGACCGCTAAGAAGCCTGTTGCAAAGAAGCCCTCTCCCAAGAAGGCGGCGAAGAAACCTGCACCCAAGAAGTAA